One window from the genome of Luteithermobacter gelatinilyticus encodes:
- a CDS encoding cytochrome b, which translates to MTIRNTETHYGRMAIWVHWIMALLIVGLWLAGDYMHGLPATTPEERDYKFGIYALHKSLGVIALLFILFRMYWRLSNPVPRLPESMRVWEKYLAHGVHLLLYVLMLAMPLSGWFMSTTYNGQPVDVFGLFQMPVLLGKDHEMHEFFEELHEISAKLLLLAFVLHVFAALYHHFIKKDNVLIRMSPRGEKVGP; encoded by the coding sequence ATGACCATCCGGAATACTGAAACACATTACGGCCGTATGGCCATCTGGGTGCATTGGATCATGGCCCTGCTGATTGTGGGGTTATGGCTTGCAGGGGATTACATGCATGGCCTTCCGGCCACGACCCCGGAAGAGCGGGATTATAAGTTCGGGATTTATGCCTTGCACAAATCCTTAGGCGTCATCGCGCTGTTATTTATTCTGTTCAGAATGTATTGGCGGTTGAGCAATCCGGTTCCGCGTCTGCCGGAAAGCATGCGGGTCTGGGAAAAATATCTGGCCCATGGGGTGCATCTATTGCTTTATGTGCTGATGCTGGCGATGCCGTTGTCCGGCTGGTTCATGAGCACCACCTATAATGGCCAGCCGGTGGACGTCTTCGGGCTGTTCCAGATGCCCGTCCTGCTTGGTAAGGATCATGAGATGCATGAATTTTTTGAAGAGCTGCATGAAATTTCCGCCAAGCTTTTGTTGCTGGCTTTTGTTCTGCACGTTTTCGCGGCCCTGTATCATCACTTTATCAAAAAGGACAATGTCCTCATCCGCATGTCCCCGCGGGGGGAAAAAGTCGGGCCATAA
- a CDS encoding enoyl-CoA hydratase-related protein: MSEQELLVNKDNPAIWILTLNRPEARNALRTSLLKAIADTLIDADKDPELRCVIVTGGKEIFAAGADLNEMKDATAVDATYDPRVDYWEMIRSFRKPLIAAVNGFCLGAGNELAMRADIIIAGEDAQFGQPEINVGIMPGAGGTQMLTRMAGKAVAMKIAMTGEFIDARTAFACGLVSEVVPSDEVMARAEKLATKISRKSPLALRYIKESVLAAEDMPLKDALAFERRAFCVLFSSEDKKEGVSAFLEKRRPEFTGR, from the coding sequence ATGAGTGAACAAGAATTATTGGTTAACAAAGATAACCCGGCCATCTGGATTCTGACCCTGAACCGTCCCGAGGCCCGCAATGCGCTGAGGACCTCGTTGCTGAAGGCCATTGCCGATACGCTGATCGATGCGGACAAGGACCCCGAACTGCGCTGTGTGATTGTCACGGGCGGCAAGGAAATTTTTGCGGCCGGGGCAGACCTTAATGAAATGAAAGACGCCACGGCGGTGGATGCGACCTATGATCCGCGGGTCGATTACTGGGAAATGATCCGCAGTTTCCGCAAACCTCTGATCGCGGCCGTGAATGGTTTTTGCCTGGGGGCGGGTAATGAACTGGCCATGCGGGCGGATATCATCATCGCTGGTGAGGATGCCCAGTTTGGCCAGCCGGAAATCAATGTGGGTATTATGCCGGGAGCGGGCGGCACGCAGATGTTGACCCGTATGGCCGGCAAGGCGGTGGCCATGAAAATTGCCATGACCGGGGAGTTTATTGATGCCCGGACCGCGTTTGCCTGCGGCCTGGTCAGCGAGGTGGTACCGTCCGATGAGGTTATGGCCCGGGCGGAAAAACTGGCCACCAAGATTAGCCGCAAGTCCCCACTGGCGCTCCGTTATATCAAGGAAAGCGTGCTTGCAGCCGAGGATATGCCGCTCAAAGACGCGCTGGCCTTTGAGCGTCGCGCCTTTTGTGTCCTGTTTTCCAGTGAGGACAAAAAAGAGGGCGTGAGCGCCTTTCTCGAAAAACGCCGCCCTGAATTCACCGGCCGGTAG
- the pcaF gene encoding 3-oxoadipyl-CoA thiolase encodes MTEAFICDAIRTPIGRYGGALSSVRADDLGTIPLKALMERNPDVDWSQVDDVIFGNANGAGEDNRNVARMCALLAGLPVTVPGSTINRLCGSGMDAVGTAARAIKAGETDLMIAGGVESMSRAPFVLAKAETAFSRNAEIYDTTIGWRFVNKLMKQQYGIDSMPETAENVAEDFNISREDQDKFAYNSQMRAVAAQESGRLAEEIVPVTIPQRKGDPLIVDKDEHPRANTTLEGLAKLPTPFREGGTVTAGNASGVNDGACALILASEKAAAANGLTPKARVVAMTTVGLEPRIMGFGPAPASKKLLEMTGLSLDQIDVIELNEAFASQGLAVLRDLGLPDDAEHVNPNGGAIALGHPLGMSGARLVTTAMYELHRRGGRYALCTMCIGVGQGIAMIIEKV; translated from the coding sequence ATGACCGAAGCTTTTATCTGTGACGCCATCCGCACCCCCATCGGCCGCTATGGCGGCGCGCTTTCATCTGTGCGGGCAGATGATCTGGGCACCATTCCCTTGAAGGCGCTTATGGAACGCAATCCCGATGTGGACTGGTCACAAGTGGATGATGTGATTTTCGGCAATGCCAACGGCGCTGGCGAAGACAACCGCAATGTGGCCCGCATGTGCGCCCTGCTGGCCGGTCTGCCCGTGACCGTGCCCGGCAGCACCATCAACCGACTGTGCGGGTCCGGCATGGACGCCGTGGGCACTGCGGCCCGGGCCATCAAGGCCGGGGAGACCGATTTGATGATTGCCGGCGGCGTGGAAAGCATGTCCCGCGCCCCCTTTGTTCTGGCCAAAGCGGAAACCGCCTTTTCCCGCAATGCAGAAATTTATGACACCACCATTGGCTGGCGTTTTGTTAATAAACTGATGAAACAACAATATGGCATCGACAGCATGCCGGAGACGGCCGAAAACGTGGCCGAGGATTTTAACATCAGCCGCGAGGACCAGGACAAGTTCGCCTATAATTCCCAAATGCGCGCCGTTGCCGCTCAGGAATCCGGCCGACTGGCTGAGGAAATCGTGCCTGTCACCATTCCCCAACGCAAAGGTGATCCCCTCATTGTGGACAAGGACGAACATCCGCGCGCAAATACCACGCTTGAAGGACTGGCCAAATTGCCGACCCCTTTCCGCGAAGGCGGCACTGTTACCGCCGGCAACGCCTCCGGCGTCAATGACGGGGCCTGTGCTCTGATCCTCGCATCCGAGAAAGCCGCAGCGGCCAATGGCCTCACACCGAAGGCCCGCGTTGTCGCCATGACCACCGTGGGGCTCGAACCCCGTATCATGGGTTTCGGACCGGCCCCCGCCAGCAAAAAACTTCTGGAAATGACCGGCCTCAGCCTGGACCAGATAGACGTGATCGAACTTAATGAAGCCTTTGCCTCCCAAGGGCTAGCCGTGCTCAGGGATCTGGGCCTGCCGGACGATGCGGAACACGTCAACCCCAATGGCGGGGCCATTGCCTTGGGCCATCCGCTAGGAATGAGCGGGGCGAGGCTGGTCACCACCGCCATGTATGAACTGCATCGCCGGGGAGGCCGTTATGCCCTGTGTACCATGTGTATCGGCGTTGGTCAGGGCATTGCCATGATTATCGAAAAAGTCTGA
- the paaN gene encoding phenylacetic acid degradation protein PaaN, whose translation MSASPLFEKHKDTLEKAIAASRSREYWTAYPEMPSPKVYGEDANKNGEVAFKGYLNKAFDLDLPGASGTVGGEKSPYGFDLGVTYPKVDVDQLVSAVEAARKDWGRADVDTRAGICLEILDRVNKRSFEMAYAVMHTTGQGFMMAFQAGGPHAQDRGLEAIAYAYEDMKRTPAMAHWVKPQGKRDPLVMDKKFTIVPRGIGLVIGCSTFPTWNSYPGLFADLVTGNGVIVKPHPGAVLPLAITVKIAREVLKEEGFDPNVITLAVDDAAAPITKELALRPEVKLIDFTGSSAFGNWLEENAKQAQVYTEKAGVNCIVIDSTDNFRGMIGNIAFTLSLYSGQMCTTPQNIFIPEGGIETDEGHKSFDEVAEAIAKGVEKFNSDDERAAAVLGAIQSDATMQRLEKYAAGDNVLLAPRAVPMKGFDNARIRTPLILRATDDSSYTEELFGPISFVVSTKDTDDSLKTVEASVKNHGAISFGIYSTSDEVLAKAEEVACEAGVAVSFNLTGGVFVNQTAAFSDFHATGANPAANAALSDTAYVSNRYRVVQSRWHPKG comes from the coding sequence ATGTCAGCTTCACCCCTTTTCGAAAAACACAAGGACACCCTGGAAAAAGCCATTGCGGCCAGCCGCAGCCGGGAATACTGGACGGCCTATCCGGAAATGCCGAGCCCGAAAGTGTATGGCGAAGATGCCAACAAGAACGGGGAAGTCGCCTTTAAGGGATATCTTAACAAGGCTTTCGACCTTGACCTGCCCGGGGCATCCGGTACGGTTGGTGGGGAAAAATCACCTTACGGTTTTGATCTGGGCGTGACCTATCCCAAGGTGGATGTGGATCAGCTTGTCAGCGCGGTTGAGGCAGCGCGTAAAGACTGGGGCCGGGCTGATGTGGACACCCGCGCCGGAATCTGTCTGGAAATTCTGGATCGTGTCAATAAACGCAGTTTTGAGATGGCCTATGCCGTGATGCACACCACCGGTCAGGGGTTCATGATGGCGTTTCAGGCCGGCGGCCCGCATGCCCAGGATCGCGGTCTTGAGGCGATCGCTTATGCTTATGAGGATATGAAACGGACCCCGGCCATGGCCCACTGGGTGAAGCCCCAGGGCAAGCGGGATCCGCTGGTCATGGACAAGAAATTCACCATCGTGCCGCGCGGCATCGGTCTTGTAATCGGGTGTTCCACTTTCCCCACCTGGAACAGCTATCCGGGACTGTTTGCCGATCTGGTGACCGGTAATGGGGTGATTGTGAAACCGCACCCCGGCGCGGTATTGCCGCTGGCGATTACGGTCAAGATTGCCCGTGAGGTGTTAAAAGAAGAAGGGTTCGATCCCAATGTAATTACCTTGGCCGTGGATGATGCCGCGGCGCCGATCACCAAGGAGCTGGCGCTCAGGCCGGAGGTGAAACTGATCGACTTCACCGGCAGCAGTGCATTCGGCAACTGGCTTGAGGAAAACGCCAAACAGGCCCAGGTTTATACGGAGAAAGCTGGTGTCAATTGCATCGTCATTGACAGCACTGATAATTTCCGCGGCATGATTGGCAACATTGCCTTCACCCTGTCGCTATATAGCGGCCAGATGTGCACCACACCGCAGAATATCTTTATTCCCGAAGGTGGCATCGAGACCGACGAAGGCCACAAGAGTTTTGATGAAGTGGCTGAGGCCATCGCCAAGGGGGTGGAAAAATTCAACAGCGACGATGAACGGGCCGCTGCCGTACTGGGGGCCATTCAGAGTGACGCGACGATGCAGCGCTTGGAAAAATATGCCGCTGGCGACAATGTGCTGCTGGCGCCCCGTGCGGTGCCCATGAAGGGCTTTGACAATGCCCGGATCCGCACCCCCCTGATTTTGCGGGCGACCGATGACAGCTCTTATACGGAAGAGCTGTTTGGGCCGATTTCCTTTGTGGTGTCCACAAAGGATACCGATGATAGCCTGAAAACGGTTGAAGCCAGTGTTAAAAATCATGGCGCCATCAGCTTTGGTATTTATTCCACCTCTGACGAGGTGCTGGCCAAGGCGGAAGAGGTGGCCTGCGAGGCTGGTGTGGCCGTGTCTTTCAACCTCACCGGCGGAGTTTTTGTCAACCAGACGGCGGCCTTTAGTGATTTTCATGCCACCGGCGCCAATCCGGCGGCCAATGCGGCGCTCAGCGATACGGCCTATGTGTCCAACCGCTACCGGGTTGTGCAGAGCCGTTGGCATCCTAAGGGCTGA
- the paaH gene encoding 3-hydroxyacyl-CoA dehydrogenase PaaH, with amino-acid sequence MTALTTTSPIAVIGAGTMGAGIVQVAATAGHDVYIYDTSQEAIERGLAQIEKFLARSVEKGKLEAGEKAAILGRIKKADTLQDLAPAKLVIEAIVENLDIKRKVFGELEDILAEDAILASNTSSISITEIGATLKRPENLVGMHFFNPAPLMKLVEVVHGLATDAKVAETVFDTATAWGKKAVHAKSTPGFIVNRVARPFYGEALRILQEGGADIPTIDACIKEAGGFRMGPFELMDLIGNDVNFAVSNSVYNAYFQDPRFKPSLIQQEQVAAGRLGRKSGQGYYDYREGAKKAEPHTAPSYPAPEKVTVLGENPILDPLIDLAREAGIKLTHEEDSPETGFRIGDLLVVLTNGATATEMTVLTEEPTVVFDLALDYKAASRIAIAKADQLTDTAYEAAAGFFQALGKQVSIVDDCPGLIVMRTLAMLANEGADAVHQGVATPEAVDIAMENGVNYPKGPMAWAQQVGLSHIAEVIDSLAVFYGEDRYRLSPFLRRAVIAQRDIV; translated from the coding sequence ATGACTGCTTTGACGACGACTTCCCCCATCGCTGTAATCGGCGCCGGCACCATGGGTGCGGGCATTGTTCAGGTGGCGGCCACTGCCGGCCATGACGTTTATATTTACGACACGTCGCAGGAGGCCATCGAACGCGGTCTGGCGCAGATCGAAAAATTCCTGGCCCGCTCCGTGGAAAAAGGCAAACTGGAGGCGGGCGAAAAGGCGGCCATACTGGGCCGGATCAAAAAAGCCGACACGCTGCAAGACCTGGCCCCAGCCAAACTGGTGATTGAGGCCATTGTTGAAAATCTCGATATAAAACGCAAGGTATTCGGGGAACTGGAGGATATTCTGGCTGAAGACGCCATCCTCGCTTCCAACACGTCCTCTATTTCCATTACGGAAATCGGCGCTACACTGAAACGCCCCGAAAATCTGGTGGGCATGCATTTTTTCAACCCTGCCCCGCTGATGAAACTGGTGGAAGTGGTCCATGGTCTCGCGACCGACGCCAAGGTGGCGGAAACCGTGTTTGATACTGCCACGGCCTGGGGCAAAAAAGCCGTCCACGCCAAATCCACGCCTGGATTTATTGTCAACCGGGTGGCCCGGCCTTTCTATGGCGAAGCGCTGCGTATTCTCCAGGAAGGCGGTGCCGACATCCCGACCATCGATGCCTGCATCAAAGAAGCCGGAGGATTCCGCATGGGGCCGTTTGAACTGATGGATCTGATCGGCAATGATGTAAATTTTGCGGTCTCCAACTCTGTCTATAACGCCTATTTCCAGGATCCGCGGTTCAAACCTTCCCTGATCCAGCAGGAACAAGTGGCCGCTGGCCGGCTGGGCCGGAAAAGCGGTCAGGGCTATTATGATTACCGCGAAGGGGCGAAAAAGGCCGAACCGCACACCGCGCCTTCTTATCCCGCGCCCGAAAAAGTCACCGTGCTGGGTGAAAACCCGATCCTCGATCCTCTTATCGACCTGGCCCGGGAGGCCGGCATCAAACTGACGCACGAAGAAGACAGTCCCGAAACCGGCTTCCGCATTGGCGACCTGTTGGTCGTCCTGACCAATGGTGCCACGGCGACCGAAATGACCGTGTTGACCGAGGAACCCACTGTAGTCTTCGACCTGGCATTGGATTACAAAGCCGCGAGCCGCATTGCCATTGCCAAGGCCGACCAGCTGACCGATACGGCCTATGAAGCCGCCGCCGGTTTTTTCCAGGCGCTCGGCAAACAAGTCAGCATCGTGGATGACTGCCCGGGTCTGATTGTGATGCGCACTCTGGCCATGCTCGCCAATGAAGGAGCAGACGCCGTTCATCAAGGCGTCGCCACGCCTGAAGCCGTTGACATCGCCATGGAAAACGGTGTCAACTATCCTAAAGGCCCCATGGCCTGGGCACAGCAGGTGGGACTTTCCCACATTGCCGAAGTGATCGACAGTCTTGCAGTCTTTTACGGGGAAGACCGCTATCGTCTGTCCCCCTTCCTGCGCCGGGCGGTGATTGCCCAGAGGGACATCGTATGA
- a CDS encoding pyridoxal phosphate-dependent decarboxylase family protein produces the protein MSTPYAGFTEDANIVVRELTRFLEQSRSRAYPAIHQKPLGDIVDALKLEDLLSQGGLAGETLEHFLKTYLINTTRLHHPGYLAHQVTAPHPTGALGSLIDGFSNNPGTIYEMGPAATAIEIFMTNWMLKRIGWTPAPYDSAQSAAQEHGGGVLTHGGSLANLTALLAARSHMVPDFWKKGNPGNLVLLVPEQSHYSLKRSAAILGYGEDNCLALPADKEGRVDAERLPEIHDQLSAEGKKVVTLVANACGTAAGLYDPLEEIARFCRDKGIWLHVDAAHGGGALLCEELRPLTRGIHLADSVIWDAHKMLRTPAVCAAVLVRDHRTLDRAFMQDASYLIHEKDQPGYDLLHRHVECTKAALGLRFFMAFAAMGEKAMADYILDRVRLAQDAARLIAEDAALELAVMPETNIVCFRLPGDDELQLTLRKRLLERGDYYISSTMYKGKRWLRLVFMTPETTLEDVRNMLETIKALRAELP, from the coding sequence GTGAGCACTCCCTATGCCGGTTTTACCGAAGATGCAAATATCGTAGTCCGGGAACTGACCCGGTTTCTGGAACAATCCAGGAGCCGGGCGTATCCGGCCATTCATCAGAAACCGCTGGGCGACATTGTCGATGCCCTGAAGCTGGAAGATCTGCTCAGCCAGGGCGGCCTGGCTGGCGAGACCCTGGAACACTTTCTCAAAACCTATCTGATCAACACCACCCGGCTGCATCATCCGGGGTATCTGGCGCATCAGGTCACGGCTCCCCATCCCACCGGGGCCCTTGGTTCGCTGATTGACGGTTTCAGCAACAATCCCGGCACGATCTATGAAATGGGGCCGGCCGCTACCGCCATTGAAATCTTCATGACCAACTGGATGCTAAAAAGGATCGGCTGGACGCCCGCGCCTTATGACAGTGCGCAAAGCGCCGCACAGGAGCATGGCGGCGGGGTGCTGACCCATGGTGGGTCCCTGGCCAACCTCACAGCCCTATTGGCGGCGCGCAGCCATATGGTTCCCGACTTCTGGAAAAAGGGAAACCCCGGCAACCTGGTGCTGCTGGTACCGGAACAATCCCATTATTCCCTGAAACGCAGCGCCGCCATTCTGGGTTATGGCGAGGACAACTGTCTTGCCCTGCCAGCCGACAAAGAAGGCCGGGTCGATGCCGAACGTTTGCCTGAAATTCACGATCAGCTCAGTGCAGAAGGCAAAAAAGTCGTAACCTTAGTCGCCAATGCCTGTGGCACAGCGGCCGGATTGTATGATCCGCTGGAGGAAATCGCCCGCTTCTGCCGGGACAAAGGGATCTGGCTACATGTGGATGCGGCCCATGGCGGCGGGGCACTGCTGTGCGAGGAGTTGCGCCCTCTCACCCGCGGTATTCATTTGGCCGATTCCGTAATCTGGGATGCGCATAAAATGCTGCGCACCCCGGCGGTCTGTGCCGCTGTTCTGGTGCGCGATCACCGCACCCTTGACCGGGCATTTATGCAAGACGCCAGCTATCTGATCCATGAGAAGGATCAGCCAGGTTATGACTTGCTGCATCGCCATGTGGAATGCACCAAGGCGGCATTGGGGCTACGGTTTTTCATGGCCTTCGCGGCAATGGGAGAGAAGGCCATGGCGGACTATATTCTGGATCGGGTACGCCTTGCCCAGGATGCGGCACGGCTGATTGCAGAAGATGCGGCGCTTGAACTTGCCGTCATGCCGGAAACCAACATTGTCTGTTTCCGCCTGCCAGGGGATGACGAGCTGCAACTCACGCTGCGCAAGCGGCTTCTGGAACGGGGTGATTATTATATTTCCTCTACCATGTACAAGGGAAAGCGCTGGCTCCGGCTTGTGTTTATGACACCTGAAACCACGTTGGAGGACGTGCGGAACATGCTGGAAACGATCAAGGCGCTTCGCGCGGAACTGCCCTGA
- the paaI gene encoding hydroxyphenylacetyl-CoA thioesterase PaaI has translation MSGPVTSNTGAVDTGAVPAEKDLVEAIARELSARKTLDDLLGVKLLEMAAGYVKMRMTVTDRMTNFYGSAHGGAIFALADSAFAYACNSGNRITVAAGCSIEYLAPAHPGDVLTATARYRGGVGRQGIYDIDIHNQEGRLIATFRGKSHSTKDSILPEAQALPPSE, from the coding sequence ATGAGCGGTCCCGTCACCTCAAATACCGGCGCTGTAGATACTGGCGCTGTCCCGGCCGAAAAGGATCTGGTAGAGGCTATTGCCCGGGAGTTATCAGCCCGCAAGACCCTGGATGATCTTTTGGGCGTGAAACTGCTGGAAATGGCGGCAGGATATGTAAAAATGCGCATGACGGTTACCGACCGCATGACCAATTTTTACGGTTCTGCCCATGGCGGTGCCATTTTTGCGCTTGCCGACAGCGCCTTTGCTTATGCCTGCAACAGTGGCAACCGCATCACGGTTGCCGCCGGCTGCTCCATCGAGTATCTGGCCCCGGCCCATCCCGGCGATGTGCTGACGGCCACAGCCCGGTATCGGGGCGGCGTCGGTCGTCAGGGCATATATGACATTGACATACATAATCAGGAAGGCCGGCTGATTGCCACATTCCGGGGCAAATCCCATTCCACCAAAGACAGCATTCTGCCTGAGGCACAGGCCCTCCCCCCTTCCGAATAA
- the paaG gene encoding 2-(1,2-epoxy-1,2-dihydrophenyl)acetyl-CoA isomerase PaaG, whose protein sequence is MTYDTIEFGISDGLAVLTLNRPDSLNSFNTQMHEEVRDALTRVEQDGTVRCLLLTGNGRGFCAGQDLSDRSVAPGDTPRDLGESIETNYNPLLRRLMALPMPVLCAVNGVAAGAGANIALACDIVLAARSAKFIQAFCKIGLIPDSGGTYTLPRLVGQARAMGLAMLGDAITAEQAESWGMIWKAVDDDKLKDEALALGRHFTTQPTKGLALIKKAIRASFDNDLDTQLDLERDLQREAGFTKDYQEGVAAFLEKRKPVFKGE, encoded by the coding sequence ATGACTTATGACACCATTGAATTCGGGATCTCCGACGGCCTGGCCGTTTTGACTCTCAACCGGCCGGACTCTCTCAACAGTTTCAATACCCAGATGCACGAAGAAGTTCGTGATGCCCTCACCAGGGTGGAACAGGACGGCACTGTGCGCTGTCTGCTGCTGACCGGCAACGGCCGTGGCTTTTGCGCCGGACAGGACCTGTCGGACCGTTCCGTGGCGCCGGGCGATACCCCACGGGATCTTGGCGAATCCATTGAAACCAATTACAATCCCCTTCTGCGCCGGCTGATGGCCCTGCCCATGCCGGTCCTGTGCGCCGTGAATGGGGTCGCTGCCGGCGCCGGCGCTAATATTGCCCTGGCTTGCGATATTGTATTGGCCGCCCGATCCGCCAAATTCATTCAGGCCTTCTGCAAAATCGGCCTGATTCCGGACAGTGGCGGAACCTATACCCTGCCGCGTCTCGTAGGACAGGCCCGCGCCATGGGGCTAGCGATGCTGGGGGACGCTATTACGGCAGAGCAAGCCGAAAGCTGGGGCATGATCTGGAAAGCGGTGGACGATGATAAGCTTAAGGATGAGGCTCTGGCGCTAGGCCGACATTTCACGACCCAGCCCACCAAGGGACTGGCACTCATCAAAAAAGCCATCCGCGCCAGCTTTGATAACGATCTGGACACCCAGCTTGACCTGGAACGTGACTTGCAGCGAGAAGCCGGTTTTACTAAGGACTATCAGGAAGGCGTGGCTGCTTTTCTGGAAAAACGCAAACCGGTCTTCAAGGGGGAATAG
- a CDS encoding DUF6460 domain-containing protein, with amino-acid sequence MTKTTVGLIWKLLLASLIMGLVLSYFDITPAELIREVPETIGHIFELLWNGLRWAIDYILLGAVIVVPVWLLLNLPGVLEKFRRRK; translated from the coding sequence TTGACCAAAACCACAGTGGGACTGATCTGGAAACTGCTTCTGGCCTCGTTGATCATGGGGCTGGTGCTCAGCTATTTTGATATTACCCCTGCGGAGCTGATCCGCGAAGTTCCGGAAACCATTGGTCATATTTTTGAGCTGCTCTGGAACGGGTTGCGTTGGGCCATAGATTACATTTTACTGGGGGCCGTGATTGTGGTGCCGGTCTGGCTTTTGCTGAACCTGCCGGGGGTTTTGGAAAAATTCCGGCGTCGAAAATGA
- the paaK gene encoding phenylacetate--CoA ligase PaaK, which produces MSDKAKTLGPYEPIEVASRDEISALQLERLKWSVRHAYENVAHYRKAFDEAGIHPDDLKDLSDLAKFPFTTKNTLRDNYPFDMFAVPMEQVVRIHASSGTTGKPTVVGYTRKDIDTWATLVARSIHAAGGRPSDKVHVAYGYGLFTGGLGAHYGAEKLGCAVIPMSGGSSEKQVQLIGDFKPDIIMVTPSYMLALADEFRRQGLDPRKSSLRIGIFGAEPWTRAMRDEIEEIFDIDAVDIYGLSEMMGPGVANECVETKDGPTIWEDHFYPEIINPETGEVLPDGEEGELVFTSLTKEAMPIIRYRTRDLTRLLPGTARSMRRMDKITGRSDDMMIIRGVNVFPSQIEEIILEDPRLSPHYQLVIDKKGPMDILTVNMEAADASISLEDREAAGKLVAKHVKNRIGISVITNVNSPWAVERSEGKAKRIVDLRKK; this is translated from the coding sequence ATGTCTGACAAAGCCAAAACCCTGGGCCCCTATGAGCCCATCGAAGTTGCCAGCCGGGATGAAATCAGTGCGCTTCAGCTTGAGCGTCTGAAGTGGTCCGTGCGTCATGCCTATGAGAATGTCGCCCATTACCGTAAGGCATTCGACGAGGCAGGCATTCATCCGGATGACCTTAAGGACTTGTCAGACCTGGCCAAGTTCCCCTTCACCACCAAAAACACGCTGAGGGACAACTATCCTTTCGATATGTTTGCCGTGCCCATGGAGCAAGTGGTGCGCATCCACGCCTCCAGCGGCACCACCGGCAAACCCACCGTGGTTGGCTATACCCGCAAAGACATCGACACCTGGGCCACACTGGTCGCCCGCTCCATCCACGCGGCTGGCGGCCGACCCAGTGACAAGGTTCATGTGGCCTATGGCTACGGGCTGTTTACCGGCGGGCTCGGCGCTCACTATGGGGCCGAAAAACTGGGCTGCGCCGTGATCCCCATGTCCGGCGGCAGTTCGGAGAAACAGGTCCAGTTGATCGGCGATTTCAAGCCGGACATCATCATGGTCACGCCCAGCTACATGCTGGCGCTGGCCGATGAATTCCGCCGTCAAGGGCTGGACCCGCGGAAAAGTTCTCTCAGGATCGGCATTTTCGGTGCCGAGCCCTGGACCCGGGCCATGCGGGATGAAATCGAGGAAATTTTCGACATTGATGCCGTGGACATTTATGGCCTGTCGGAAATGATGGGACCGGGCGTGGCCAATGAATGTGTGGAAACCAAAGATGGCCCGACCATCTGGGAAGATCATTTTTATCCGGAAATCATCAATCCGGAAACCGGCGAAGTGCTGCCCGACGGTGAGGAAGGCGAACTGGTTTTCACTTCACTGACCAAGGAGGCCATGCCCATCATTCGCTACCGGACCCGTGATCTCACCCGGCTTTTGCCCGGCACCGCCCGCAGCATGCGGCGTATGGACAAGATCACCGGCCGCAGCGATGATATGATGATCATTCGCGGAGTAAACGTCTTCCCCAGCCAGATCGAGGAAATCATCCTGGAAGATCCGCGGCTTAGCCCCCATTACCAGTTGGTGATCGACAAAAAGGGGCCGATGGACATCCTTACGGTTAATATGGAAGCCGCCGATGCATCCATCAGCCTGGAAGACCGCGAGGCCGCCGGCAAGCTGGTGGCCAAACATGTCAAGAATCGTATAGGCATCTCCGTCATCACCAATGTCAACAGTCCCTGGGCCGTTGAACGCTCGGAAGGTAAGGCCAAACGGATTGTGGACCTGCGCAAGAAATAG